From the genome of Duffyella gerundensis, one region includes:
- the hisH gene encoding imidazole glycerol phosphate synthase subunit HisH, translated as MDIVILDTGCANLSSVKWAVQRLGYEPQVSREADIVLNADKLFLPGVGTAQAAMDQLRERELIDLIKACTQPVLGICLGMQLLGAASDENGGVPTLGIIEQPVALMNTHDLPLPHMGWNQISSQAGHHLFRGIDEEAYFYFVHSYAMPVNASTIAQCHYGEAFTAAVQKDNFYGVQFHPERSGKAGAQLLKNFLEM; from the coding sequence ATGGATATTGTGATTCTCGATACCGGCTGCGCCAATCTCTCTTCGGTGAAATGGGCGGTGCAGCGTCTGGGTTATGAGCCGCAGGTCAGCCGCGAGGCGGATATCGTGCTTAATGCCGATAAGCTGTTTTTGCCGGGCGTTGGCACGGCCCAGGCGGCAATGGATCAGCTGCGTGAACGTGAGCTGATCGACCTGATTAAAGCCTGTACTCAGCCGGTGCTGGGCATCTGCCTTGGCATGCAGCTGCTGGGCGCTGCCAGCGATGAGAATGGCGGCGTACCGACGCTGGGCATTATCGAACAGCCGGTGGCGCTGATGAACACCCACGACCTGCCGCTGCCGCACATGGGCTGGAACCAGATTTCTTCACAGGCGGGGCATCATCTGTTTCGCGGTATCGATGAAGAAGCCTATTTTTACTTCGTCCACAGCTACGCCATGCCGGTTAACGCCAGCACCATCGCCCAGTGCCATTACGGCGAAGCCTTTACCGCCGCGGTGCAGAAAGATAATTTTTACGGCGTGCAGTTCCACCCTGAGCGCTCCGGCAAAGCGGGCGCGCAGTTGCTGAAGAACTTCCTGGAGATGTAA
- the hisA gene encoding 1-(5-phosphoribosyl)-5-[(5-phosphoribosylamino)methylideneamino]imidazole-4-carboxamide isomerase, producing the protein MIIPALDLIEGKVVRLHQGDYGQQRDYGSDPLPRLQDYERQGAQLLHLVDLTGAKDPAARQIALLKTLIAGVSVPVQVGGGIRSRDDVAALLAAGAARVVVGSTAVKDPEEVQQWFREFGAEAIVLALDVRIDANNRKEVAISGWQEAAGVTLEEVIEQYQPFGLKHVLCTDISRDGTLSGSNVALYQDVAARYPEVSFQSSGGIGSLDDIAALRGSGARGVIVGRALLENKFTVAEAISCWQNG; encoded by the coding sequence ATGATTATCCCCGCTTTAGATTTAATTGAAGGCAAGGTGGTTCGACTGCATCAGGGCGATTATGGCCAGCAGCGCGATTATGGCAGCGATCCTCTGCCGCGCCTGCAGGACTATGAGCGTCAGGGCGCGCAGCTGCTGCATCTGGTTGACCTGACCGGCGCTAAAGATCCCGCCGCGCGGCAGATCGCCCTGCTGAAAACCCTGATTGCGGGCGTCAGCGTGCCGGTGCAGGTGGGTGGCGGCATTCGTAGCCGTGACGACGTGGCGGCGCTGCTGGCTGCGGGCGCGGCGCGCGTGGTGGTTGGCTCCACGGCGGTAAAAGATCCTGAAGAAGTTCAGCAGTGGTTCCGTGAGTTTGGTGCCGAGGCGATTGTGCTGGCGCTGGACGTGCGCATTGACGCCAACAACCGTAAGGAAGTGGCGATCAGCGGCTGGCAGGAAGCAGCAGGCGTAACGCTGGAGGAAGTGATTGAACAGTATCAGCCGTTTGGCCTGAAGCACGTGCTGTGCACCGATATTTCACGCGATGGTACGCTGAGCGGCTCTAACGTCGCGCTCTATCAGGATGTGGCGGCGCGCTATCCTGAGGTCAGCTTTCAGTCGTCCGGCGGCATTGGTTCACTGGACGATATCGCCGCCCTGCGCGGCAGCGGTGCGCGCGGCGTGATTGTCGGCCGGGCACTTTTAGAAAACAAATTTACGGTAGCGGAGGCGATTTCATGCTGGCAAAACGGATAA
- the hisF gene encoding imidazole glycerol phosphate synthase subunit HisF: MLAKRIIPCLDVRDGQVVKGVQFRNHEIIGDIVPLAQRYAEEGADELVFYDITASSDGRVVDKSWVSRVAEVIDIPFCVAGGIKTPEDAAQILSFGADKISINSPALADPSLITRLADRFGVQCIVVGIDTWFDEANGIYQVNQYTGDEARTRVTEWQTLDWVQEVQKRGAGEIVLNMMNQDGVRNGYDLVQLKKVREVCKVPLIASGGAGTMEHFFEAFDVANVDGALAASVFHKQIINIGELKQFLIAKEVEIRAC, from the coding sequence ATGCTGGCAAAACGGATAATTCCTTGTCTTGATGTACGTGATGGCCAGGTGGTGAAAGGCGTGCAGTTCCGCAATCATGAAATCATCGGCGACATCGTTCCACTGGCGCAGCGCTACGCGGAAGAAGGCGCAGATGAACTGGTGTTTTACGATATTACCGCCTCTTCTGATGGCCGGGTGGTCGATAAAAGCTGGGTGTCGCGCGTGGCAGAAGTCATTGATATCCCCTTCTGCGTGGCTGGCGGCATTAAAACTCCCGAAGACGCCGCACAGATTCTCTCGTTTGGCGCCGATAAGATTTCCATCAATTCACCGGCGCTGGCCGATCCGTCGCTGATTACCCGCCTTGCCGATCGTTTTGGCGTACAGTGCATCGTGGTCGGTATCGATACCTGGTTTGATGAAGCCAACGGCATTTACCAGGTCAATCAATACACCGGCGACGAAGCGCGCACGCGCGTCACCGAATGGCAAACGCTCGACTGGGTGCAGGAAGTGCAGAAACGTGGCGCCGGTGAAATAGTGCTGAACATGATGAACCAGGACGGCGTGCGTAACGGCTACGATCTGGTGCAGCTGAAGAAAGTGCGCGAGGTGTGTAAAGTGCCGCTGATTGCCTCTGGCGGTGCCGGCACCATGGAACATTTTTTTGAGGCCTTTGATGTGGCTAACGTTGATGGCGCGCTGGCGGCATCGGTGTTCCATAAGCAGATTATTAATATCGGTGAGCTGAAGCAGTTCCTGATTGCTAAAGAAGTGGAGATTCGCGCGTGTTAA
- the hisIE gene encoding bifunctional phosphoribosyl-AMP cyclohydrolase/phosphoribosyl-ATP diphosphatase HisIE → MLTAEQLAQLDWVKTDGMMPVIVQHSVSGEVLMHGYMNQQALTHTLNEGKVTFWSRTKQRLWTKGETSGHFLNVVSITPDCDNDTLLVLANPLGPTCHKGTSSCFAPAAADWTFLYQLEELLASRKSADPESSYTAKLYASGTKRIAQKVGEEGVETALAATVNDRHELTNEASDLIYHLLVLLQDQDLNLSTIIENLRQRHK, encoded by the coding sequence GTGTTAACAGCAGAACAACTGGCCCAACTGGATTGGGTGAAAACCGACGGCATGATGCCGGTCATTGTGCAGCACAGCGTCTCTGGCGAAGTGTTGATGCATGGCTACATGAATCAGCAGGCGTTAACGCACACGCTGAACGAAGGCAAAGTGACCTTCTGGTCACGCACCAAACAGCGACTGTGGACCAAAGGCGAAACCTCTGGCCATTTCCTCAACGTGGTAAGCATTACGCCCGATTGCGATAACGACACGCTGCTGGTGCTGGCTAATCCGCTTGGCCCAACCTGTCATAAAGGTACGTCCAGTTGCTTCGCACCGGCAGCGGCCGACTGGACTTTCCTCTATCAACTGGAAGAGCTGCTGGCATCGCGTAAAAGCGCCGATCCTGAAAGCTCTTATACCGCCAAACTCTATGCCAGCGGCACCAAGCGCATCGCGCAGAAAGTGGGTGAGGAAGGCGTCGAGACCGCACTGGCGGCCACGGTTAACGATCGCCATGAGCTGACCAATGAGGCGTCCGATCTGATCTATCATCTGCTGGTGCTGCTGCAGGACCAGGATTTAAATCTCAGCACTATTATTGAGAACCTGCGCCAGCGTCATAAATAA
- a CDS encoding YbaK/prolyl-tRNA synthetase associated domain-containing protein codes for MTTTHEKLLALLDQHQARYTLMEHAPTGKCEEVAAIRGTAIGQGAKALVCHVKGNGIRQHVLAVLPADQQADLTRVASAAGGTRASLASPAEVDKLTGCVFGAIPPFSFHPYLRLLVDPLLFERFDEIAFNAGLLEKSVILNTDDYRALCKAKILNIIQ; via the coding sequence ATGACGACCACCCATGAAAAACTGCTTGCCCTGCTCGACCAGCATCAGGCGCGTTACACACTAATGGAGCATGCGCCAACCGGTAAATGTGAAGAGGTCGCCGCCATTCGCGGCACCGCCATCGGCCAGGGCGCTAAAGCGCTGGTTTGCCACGTCAAAGGCAACGGTATTCGTCAGCATGTGCTGGCGGTATTACCCGCCGACCAGCAGGCCGATTTAACACGCGTCGCTTCAGCGGCGGGTGGTACGCGCGCCTCGCTCGCCAGCCCGGCAGAAGTCGACAAGCTAACCGGCTGCGTATTTGGTGCCATTCCGCCGTTTAGCTTTCATCCTTATTTACGCCTGTTGGTTGACCCGCTGCTGTTTGAGCGATTTGACGAGATAGCTTTTAATGCGGGTTTGTTGGAGAAATCGGTAATCCTTAACACCGATGATTACCGCGCACTGTGCAAGGCTAAAATCCTGAATATCATCCAGTAA
- a CDS encoding GtrA family protein — MIFALVGIAGFIVDALVLYLFKDFLGLYISRLISFLAAVVATWVLNRQLTFRQMSSSLTKKKEFAHYLFFMLFGGAINYIAYSISVYNSSWIANYPVVAVAIGSLCGLAVNFTTSTLFVFKNKR; from the coding sequence ATGATTTTTGCACTTGTCGGTATTGCCGGTTTCATAGTCGATGCGCTGGTTCTCTATCTTTTTAAAGATTTTCTTGGGTTATATATTTCCAGATTGATTTCATTTCTTGCGGCTGTGGTTGCTACATGGGTTTTAAATCGGCAACTTACTTTCCGTCAGATGTCGTCGTCATTAACTAAGAAAAAAGAGTTCGCCCATTACCTTTTTTTTATGCTCTTTGGTGGTGCTATAAACTATATCGCCTACAGTATTTCCGTTTATAACTCTTCATGGATTGCGAATTACCCAGTTGTTGCTGTCGCCATAGGTAGTCTATGCGGGCTGGCGGTCAATTTCACTACATCGACGCTTTTTGTTTTTAAAAATAAGCGCTAG
- a CDS encoding glycosyltransferase family 2 protein: MIDQKEYDIAVVVPCYNEGISISQVIHDFRVHLPSASIYVFDNNSSDDTAERATAAGAKVFTVKEQGKGNVVRRMFADIIADIYIMVDGDATYDAASAPKMIERLISERLDMVVGVRKHEEKEAYRMGHTFGNKMLTGCVKSIFGGKFSDMLSGYRIFSRRYVKSFPAMAKGFETETELTVHALELRMPYAEVDTPYSARMEGSASKLNTYRDGIRIAKMILRLYATERPLMFYGILALLFSITGIILAFPLASYYFETGLVPRLPTAVLSTGLIILASISFVTGLILESVTVGRRELKRLSYLSVPVKRI; encoded by the coding sequence ATGATTGATCAGAAAGAGTATGATATTGCAGTTGTTGTACCTTGTTATAACGAAGGTATTTCCATTTCACAGGTAATACATGATTTTAGGGTACATCTGCCTTCAGCATCAATTTATGTTTTTGATAATAATTCCAGTGACGATACTGCTGAACGAGCTACTGCTGCAGGCGCAAAAGTCTTCACCGTAAAAGAACAAGGTAAAGGAAACGTTGTCAGGCGCATGTTCGCAGATATCATTGCTGACATCTATATCATGGTAGATGGCGATGCAACCTACGATGCAGCAAGTGCTCCTAAAATGATTGAAAGATTAATCTCAGAACGACTCGATATGGTTGTTGGTGTTAGAAAACATGAAGAAAAAGAAGCGTATCGAATGGGGCATACATTTGGCAATAAGATGTTAACTGGTTGCGTAAAAAGTATATTTGGGGGTAAGTTTTCCGATATGTTATCCGGATACCGTATTTTTTCACGTCGATATGTTAAGTCATTCCCGGCAATGGCAAAAGGTTTTGAAACAGAAACTGAGCTAACCGTGCATGCTCTGGAACTCAGAATGCCTTATGCTGAAGTTGATACGCCTTACAGTGCCAGGATGGAAGGGTCGGCGAGTAAACTGAATACTTACAGGGATGGTATCCGTATTGCAAAAATGATCCTTAGGTTGTACGCAACTGAGCGCCCGCTGATGTTTTATGGAATCTTGGCGCTGTTGTTCAGCATTACAGGAATTATTTTAGCTTTTCCGCTTGCCTCCTACTATTTCGAAACCGGTCTTGTTCCTCGCTTACCTACAGCAGTGCTTTCAACAGGGCTGATAATTTTAGCATCAATTTCATTTGTTACGGGGCTAATTTTAGAAAGCGTGACTGTAGGTCGGCGTGAACTTAAACGTCTTTCTTATCTTTCCGTTCCAGTAAAACGTATTTAA
- a CDS encoding acyltransferase family protein, with product MNNRITDKHIPYHPFIDGLRALAVLSVVLFHLNSNILPGGFVGVDVFFVISGFIVSASVAAFQGATILQFFAIFYSRRIKRIFPALIFMLLVVFALSTAFIPGSWLSWVNQSTGFYAFFGFSNFILASTGRDYFAPTTDFNPFTHTWSLGVEEQFYLIFPFLYIFWLSSNKKYITSAIYLILGIASLFLSFKLSATQPTQAYYSTPGRFWELASGVLLYQFMTTFKQYLISTQWISWFKRIIGVLSLAGLLVSFIVTDTKNFPMPGALLAIVSTLGLFFSLYHGTVLSSINKLLSNQFLNFFGKLSFSLYLWHWPIFVLFRWTYGLDTASQQILALLITFIFSLFSYFFVEKPVRNSRFIAQKNSWVVLLTGVFFISASYFIALKIDSHVGSISQSVLTKSPQDWYPEGSGVVDGYPGCQAEPEHVDVHGGLLLIYKPKDCNTPVSPNPHQVFVIGDSHALAYSGLFKSFAIKTQTTIYAYNNGGCPFLSFTPERDMDVARCQQYSDSSLQDIAKRIKPDDVLFLASLRLPRFVDQWAYFGDKQHADVLFSEKAEKGRERTINYAKLTLKPFADKGVHIVFEAPKPLFKIPTYRCADWFNKSNPICQGGDSISREVIETYRAPILASYSELRKTIPLDVWDPLSALCGKNSCSVYKNGRPLFFDGDHLSGYGNKTLLPSFSRFISSLEGERRQDIVLSEKKLHIDFTQLNYPAYVENVEGLSQHEAWGRWSDQAEAEAVLIRFKINLPKHFIITIKGHAFGPNINNNIEISYAGLKRSMKLNQDDTIQSIEFNSDERSNEIIIIAPVPTTPHSLKLGEDMRMLGIGFVSLDINEVK from the coding sequence ATGAATAATAGAATAACAGACAAGCATATACCCTATCATCCTTTCATCGATGGACTACGTGCTCTGGCAGTTTTATCAGTAGTACTTTTTCATCTGAATTCAAACATACTCCCTGGCGGCTTTGTCGGTGTAGATGTTTTTTTTGTTATTTCCGGATTTATAGTCAGTGCTTCGGTTGCAGCCTTTCAAGGGGCAACAATCTTACAGTTTTTTGCGATATTCTACAGCCGAAGAATAAAGCGTATATTCCCTGCGCTAATATTTATGCTCTTAGTGGTTTTTGCTTTATCAACGGCCTTTATTCCCGGTTCTTGGCTTAGTTGGGTGAATCAGTCTACGGGTTTTTATGCATTTTTCGGATTCAGTAACTTTATTCTTGCTTCAACTGGAAGAGATTACTTTGCTCCGACCACAGACTTCAATCCTTTTACTCATACCTGGTCTTTAGGTGTTGAAGAACAATTCTATCTAATATTCCCATTCCTTTATATTTTCTGGTTATCGTCAAACAAGAAGTATATAACCTCAGCTATTTACTTAATATTAGGCATAGCGTCTTTATTTCTTTCCTTTAAACTATCAGCTACACAGCCCACACAAGCCTATTACTCAACTCCAGGTAGGTTTTGGGAATTAGCTTCGGGCGTGTTGTTGTATCAGTTTATGACAACATTTAAACAGTATCTGATTTCCACTCAATGGATAAGCTGGTTTAAAAGAATCATTGGTGTTTTATCACTAGCCGGTTTACTGGTTTCTTTTATTGTCACTGATACTAAGAATTTCCCCATGCCAGGAGCATTACTCGCAATAGTGAGTACACTTGGGCTTTTTTTCAGTCTCTACCATGGAACTGTGCTATCAAGTATAAACAAACTACTAAGTAACCAGTTTCTTAATTTTTTTGGTAAGTTATCTTTTTCTCTTTATTTATGGCACTGGCCGATATTTGTGCTCTTTCGCTGGACATATGGGCTCGATACCGCCTCACAACAGATATTAGCGTTACTGATAACTTTTATATTCTCGCTATTTTCTTACTTTTTCGTTGAAAAACCCGTTCGTAATTCCCGATTTATTGCACAAAAAAATAGTTGGGTGGTTTTATTGACTGGAGTTTTTTTTATAAGTGCATCATATTTTATTGCTTTAAAGATTGATTCACATGTAGGAAGTATTTCTCAAAGTGTACTGACCAAATCTCCACAAGATTGGTATCCAGAAGGTAGTGGTGTTGTTGATGGCTACCCAGGTTGTCAGGCCGAACCAGAGCATGTAGATGTCCACGGTGGTCTATTACTGATTTATAAACCGAAAGATTGTAATACCCCCGTATCCCCAAACCCACATCAAGTTTTTGTCATTGGGGATTCGCATGCCTTGGCTTACTCAGGGTTATTCAAAAGCTTTGCTATAAAAACACAGACAACAATTTATGCTTATAACAATGGTGGATGTCCTTTCCTGAGTTTTACGCCAGAAAGAGACATGGATGTGGCTAGGTGTCAGCAATATTCAGACTCATCGCTTCAGGACATTGCTAAAAGAATAAAACCAGATGATGTTCTGTTCCTTGCTTCATTAAGATTGCCTAGGTTTGTTGACCAGTGGGCATATTTTGGTGATAAACAACATGCGGATGTATTATTTAGTGAAAAGGCTGAGAAAGGGCGAGAGCGCACAATAAATTATGCGAAATTAACCTTAAAACCTTTTGCTGATAAGGGCGTACACATAGTTTTTGAAGCACCTAAGCCCCTTTTTAAAATTCCCACATATCGCTGTGCTGACTGGTTTAATAAAAGTAATCCTATTTGTCAGGGAGGAGATTCAATTTCACGAGAAGTAATTGAAACATATAGGGCACCCATATTGGCCAGTTATTCTGAGCTGAGAAAAACGATTCCATTAGATGTTTGGGATCCTCTTTCGGCGTTATGTGGTAAAAATTCATGCAGCGTTTATAAAAATGGCAGGCCACTTTTCTTTGATGGAGATCATTTAAGCGGCTATGGAAATAAAACCTTGTTACCGTCTTTTTCTAGATTCATTAGCTCACTTGAAGGCGAGAGACGTCAGGACATTGTTTTATCAGAAAAGAAATTACATATTGATTTTACTCAATTAAATTATCCCGCTTACGTAGAGAATGTTGAAGGACTTTCACAACATGAAGCATGGGGACGCTGGTCTGATCAAGCAGAGGCTGAAGCAGTGCTGATCAGATTTAAAATTAACTTACCTAAACATTTTATTATTACTATCAAAGGTCATGCTTTTGGGCCTAATATAAACAATAATATTGAGATTAGTTATGCAGGTCTCAAACGTAGTATGAAGTTGAACCAGGATGATACTATTCAATCCATAGAGTTCAACTCAGATGAAAGGTCAAATGAAATTATTATTATTGCACCTGTGCCTACAACACCACATTCTCTGAAACTTGGGGAGGATATGCGAATGTTAGGTATAGGATTTGTTAGCCTGGACATAAATGAAGTTAAATAG
- the gndA gene encoding NADP-dependent phosphogluconate dehydrogenase: MSKQQIGVVGMAVMGRNLALNIESRGYTVSIFNRSREKTDEVIAENQGKQLAPFYTVEEFVASLEKPRRILLMVQAGEATDKTIASLTPHLDKGDILIDGGNTFYKDTIRRNKELSEQGFNFIGTGVSGGEEGALKGPSIMPGGQKEAYELVAPILDKIAARAEDGEACVAYMGADGAGHYVKMVHNGIEYGDMQLIAEAYALLKGALGLNNEELAETFTEWNNGELSSYLIDITKDIFTKKDEDGKYLVDVILDEAANKGTGKWTSQSSLDLGEPLSLITESVFARYLSSLKTQRVAASKVLSGPQAKAFTGDKTEFVEKVRRALYLGKIVSYAQGFSQLRAASEENNWDLHYGEIAKIFRAGCIIRAQFLQKITDAYEADAGIANLLLAPYFKDIADQYQQALRDVVSYAIQNGIPTPTFSAAIAYYDSYRSEVLPANLIQAQRDYFGAHTYKRIDKDGVFHTEWLG; encoded by the coding sequence ATGTCCAAGCAACAGATCGGCGTTGTAGGTATGGCGGTAATGGGCCGTAACCTGGCACTTAACATTGAGAGCCGCGGCTACACTGTTTCTATCTTCAACCGCTCTCGTGAGAAGACTGACGAAGTCATCGCTGAAAATCAGGGCAAGCAGCTTGCGCCTTTTTATACAGTTGAAGAGTTTGTAGCCTCTCTGGAAAAACCACGCCGCATTTTGCTGATGGTTCAGGCTGGTGAAGCAACAGATAAGACTATCGCTTCATTGACTCCGCACCTTGATAAGGGCGACATCCTGATTGATGGTGGCAACACCTTCTATAAAGATACCATCCGCCGCAATAAAGAATTGTCTGAGCAGGGCTTTAACTTCATTGGCACCGGCGTTTCTGGTGGTGAAGAGGGCGCACTGAAAGGCCCATCTATCATGCCTGGCGGTCAGAAAGAAGCTTACGAACTGGTTGCACCGATTCTGGATAAAATTGCTGCGCGTGCAGAAGATGGCGAAGCTTGCGTGGCCTATATGGGTGCGGACGGCGCGGGCCACTATGTGAAAATGGTACACAACGGCATCGAATATGGCGACATGCAGCTTATCGCTGAAGCCTATGCTCTGCTGAAAGGCGCGTTAGGCCTGAACAACGAAGAGCTGGCTGAGACCTTCACGGAGTGGAACAACGGCGAGCTGAGCAGCTACCTGATCGACATCACCAAAGATATCTTCACCAAGAAAGATGAAGACGGTAAATACCTGGTTGATGTGATTCTGGATGAAGCAGCGAACAAAGGCACCGGGAAATGGACCAGCCAGAGCTCACTGGATCTCGGCGAACCTCTGTCATTGATCACTGAATCTGTGTTTGCGCGTTACCTCTCCTCGCTGAAAACCCAGCGTGTGGCAGCCTCTAAAGTACTGAGCGGTCCACAGGCGAAGGCCTTCACCGGTGATAAAACTGAGTTTGTTGAGAAAGTGCGTCGTGCGCTCTATCTGGGCAAAATCGTCTCTTATGCTCAGGGCTTCTCACAGCTGCGTGCCGCGTCAGAAGAGAACAACTGGGATCTGCACTACGGTGAAATCGCGAAGATCTTCCGTGCTGGCTGCATCATTCGTGCCCAGTTCTTGCAGAAAATCACTGATGCTTATGAAGCAGATGCGGGCATCGCTAACCTGTTGTTAGCACCGTACTTCAAAGATATCGCAGATCAGTATCAGCAGGCGCTGCGTGATGTGGTTTCTTACGCGATTCAGAACGGTATCCCGACGCCAACCTTCTCTGCGGCCATTGCTTACTACGACAGCTATCGCTCAGAAGTCCTGCCAGCCAACCTGATTCAGGCTCAGCGTGACTATTTCGGTGCGCATACTTATAAGCGTATTGATAAAGACGGTGTTTTCCACACTGAGTGGTTAGGCTAA
- a CDS encoding glycosyltransferase family 4 protein produces the protein MIKVLHCYKTYYPDTFGGIEQVIYQLAEGGFKSGIESVVFTHSPQFKNQKNSLDNHQIHRVKTQCEFASTPFSYSAIKEFRELAKDADIIHYHFPYPFMDFMHFAAGIKKPSVVSYHSDIVKQKLLLKLYTPLMNRFLSSVDRIVAASPNYVESSPVLQQFKDKVEVIPYGLDKQFYQNNDPAVLQKWQARFPDGFFLFIGTFRYYKGLHILIEAAKNSRYPIVVVGAGPIEAELKSQAQQLGVDNIHFLGALEDSEKSALLQLCTCLVFPSHLRSEAFGISLLEGALYSKPLISSEIGTGTTFINIDRVTGLVVPPSNPVALRRAMDEIWNSPELSSSFGAAALARFESLFTAQKMIQSYTRLYKSLLNV, from the coding sequence ATGATTAAAGTTTTACATTGTTATAAAACTTATTACCCTGATACTTTCGGTGGCATAGAACAGGTTATTTATCAGCTCGCAGAAGGTGGTTTTAAATCAGGTATTGAGTCTGTTGTGTTTACTCATAGTCCCCAATTCAAAAACCAAAAAAACTCACTGGATAACCATCAGATTCATCGGGTCAAAACTCAGTGTGAGTTTGCCTCAACACCATTCTCTTATTCAGCCATAAAAGAGTTCAGGGAACTGGCCAAGGATGCAGATATCATCCATTACCATTTTCCTTATCCATTTATGGACTTTATGCATTTTGCTGCGGGCATTAAAAAGCCATCGGTAGTGAGTTACCATTCTGATATTGTTAAGCAGAAGTTACTGCTGAAACTCTATACCCCGTTAATGAATCGCTTTCTTTCCAGTGTAGACAGAATTGTTGCCGCCTCGCCTAACTACGTTGAAAGTAGCCCGGTATTGCAGCAGTTCAAAGATAAAGTTGAAGTTATTCCGTATGGTCTTGATAAACAGTTTTATCAAAATAACGATCCTGCTGTGCTGCAAAAATGGCAGGCAAGATTTCCTGATGGCTTCTTTCTATTCATTGGTACATTCCGTTATTACAAAGGCCTGCATATCCTGATTGAAGCGGCAAAAAACAGTCGTTATCCGATCGTGGTAGTGGGCGCCGGTCCGATTGAAGCAGAGCTAAAATCTCAGGCACAGCAGTTAGGTGTAGATAACATCCATTTTCTGGGAGCATTAGAAGACAGCGAAAAGTCTGCATTATTGCAACTATGTACCTGTCTGGTATTTCCATCTCACCTGCGTTCAGAAGCTTTTGGAATCTCATTGCTGGAAGGGGCGCTCTACTCAAAACCCTTGATTTCCAGCGAGATCGGTACGGGCACGACATTTATCAACATCGATCGAGTCACCGGCCTGGTGGTTCCCCCGTCTAATCCCGTCGCGTTACGCAGGGCGATGGATGAAATATGGAACAGCCCGGAACTGTCCAGCAGCTTTGGTGCAGCAGCGCTTGCGCGCTTTGAGTCGCTATTCACGGCCCAAAAGATGATACAAAGCTATACCCGACTCTATAAATCCTTGTTAAATGTGTGA